In Burkholderia sp. WP9, a genomic segment contains:
- a CDS encoding porin produces the protein MADNFVKRPALALAALGLAMGAHAQSSVTLYGTVDAGVVYTNNQQTTLADGSTNGHANYQLAGGNLVPSRWGLMGTEDIGGGTSVNFALENSFLIGNGAMLQSNTLFNRNAWVGLNNGTYGALTFGRQYDPFSDYMGAYASSNNWATLYGSHFGDIDNLNEAFNFNNSIKYISPSFGGFTVGGLFSLGGVAGHFSQNKGWALAANYAQGPLSLSAGYLELNQPLQAALGGTSSYIGDLSCANANASYCLLQDASKVRILGAGGSYAFGKASVAVTYTHTRLSQSQYFASAARPAGADVSFDIAELNTTYMVAPDLQLGLAYIFNDAKPSGGASTRVHQVNLGAVYSLSKRTAVYAVAIGQKSSGAGLGVDPATGGTENLAQIPNIVNSDTDRQVSVILGLRHNF, from the coding sequence ATGGCAGACAATTTCGTCAAGCGCCCGGCGCTTGCGCTGGCCGCGCTCGGCCTTGCGATGGGCGCGCACGCGCAATCTTCGGTGACGCTTTACGGCACCGTCGACGCCGGTGTCGTCTACACGAACAACCAGCAAACGACGCTCGCCGACGGCAGCACCAACGGGCACGCGAACTACCAGCTGGCGGGCGGCAATCTGGTGCCGTCGCGCTGGGGCTTGATGGGCACGGAGGACATTGGCGGCGGGACGAGCGTCAACTTCGCGCTGGAGAACAGCTTTCTGATCGGCAACGGCGCGATGCTGCAATCGAATACGCTGTTCAACCGCAATGCGTGGGTCGGGTTGAACAACGGTACGTATGGGGCGTTGACGTTCGGGCGTCAATACGATCCGTTCTCGGACTATATGGGTGCGTACGCGTCGAGCAACAATTGGGCGACGCTATACGGTTCGCATTTCGGCGACATCGACAATCTGAACGAAGCATTCAACTTCAATAATTCGATCAAGTACATCAGTCCGAGTTTCGGTGGCTTCACGGTGGGTGGCCTGTTCAGTCTGGGCGGCGTGGCGGGTCATTTTTCGCAGAACAAGGGGTGGGCGCTGGCGGCGAATTACGCGCAGGGACCGTTGTCGCTGAGCGCGGGTTATCTGGAGTTGAATCAGCCGTTGCAGGCGGCGTTGGGCGGCACCAGCAGCTATATCGGCGATCTGAGTTGCGCTAACGCGAACGCGTCGTATTGTCTGTTGCAGGATGCGAGCAAGGTGCGCATTCTTGGGGCAGGGGGCTCGTACGCGTTCGGCAAGGCGAGTGTGGCGGTGACTTATACGCACACACGGCTGTCGCAAAGCCAGTACTTCGCGAGTGCCGCGCGACCCGCGGGAGCCGATGTTTCGTTCGATATTGCCGAGTTGAATACGACTTATATGGTTGCGCCGGATTTGCAGCTTGGGCTGGCGTATATCTTCAATGATGCCAAACCGAGCGGCGGGGCTTCTACCCGGGTGCACCAAGTCAATCTTGGCGCGGTGTACAGCCTGTCGAAGCGCACCGCTGTCTATGCCGTGGCGATCGGGCAAAAGTCTTCAGGGGCCGGGTTGGGAGTGGATCCGGCGACCGGAGGGACGGAGAATCTGGCGCAGATTCCCAATATCGTCAATTCGGATACGGATCGGCAGGTTTCGGTGATTTTGGGGCTGCGGCATAACTTTTGA